CACTCTAGTGCTTATTTAGTCTTTTGCACTCTACAAACTCTGGTTTCTGTTGACGTGTGCTTCTTTGGATATTACAACCAGGCAGATCGAGACACAACTATTCTACAGACTGTGCACAAACCAACAAGCTGTGCGTAAAAATGCATGGAACAAACGCAACAACGCGCCTGTACCGAGGCTGGCAGCGCATAACGGGCGATTGTACACGGCATAAACAACGAAGGGCGCCGTACGTCTCATCTGGCCAATTAGCAGCGCGGCTAGCCAACCATGGTCACAACAAAACGCATTTCTACTCCGCTGGCGCACCGATCAGGGCTAGCGCTACATGCTACTCACCCGGGAGAAGAGCACCGGGGCTTAAATCCAAGTCCAGGGAGCGTGGTGGGTATGCCAGACCGAGGAAAGGTGCAGATTTTCGGGGTGGAGGAGGATAGTGCCCTGGTGAGCCTGAGGTGGTGCGCTGTTTGGAGCCAGTTACGCGCACGGCTCCATTAAAAACTGCATTGTTGGAGAGACGGCTGGACACGGACAAACAGCACCGACTGCACGCTGCAAGGCATTGTGGGaaacggagaggaggagagtgatggGTGAGTGGGAAGTGGTGCAATGGCGCTATCTGgtggtgaaaatgtgaaacCACGTTAAGAGGttctgattttttatttgagcAGGGCTGAATAATCAATCAATTTACTGAGAAATTATGGGCAGATAAAATGGAAGATAATTGAAGCCCcagcatgtaactttttgccaaaaAGTAGTccaaaataatatgttttttcattatgcaTGTgcatgaaaaacatgtgtccccCTAagtctgagcaggcttgcatcttcacaaacctgggtCTCATTTggcatgcttgtttccatggaaatgttgttcctttggctataatgttctACATCATATATAACGTATCTATCCCCAAAGTGACGTACCAGGGTCTATTAGGTACTAATATAAAATGATCCCTTATTCAGTGTAGGTCACTCCTGAAATATGAAAACaaccaaaagtgaaataaaactagTTTTATGAAATAGAATAGATCAGTTTATTGTAATCATACATGGTAGAACTTATAGATAGAAATTATTGAGCTTATTTTTTAgcctatattttttttaagacaagctgttatttttttccttgaaGAGCAAGACACTGGTTTAAGGCTTACTAATTAATTGACATAATAATCAAATAATGTGCAATAGCTTTAACTGCTCTAAATTGATTTACCAACTACAGTAGCCACAGCAGTCCTAGGCCAGACTGCAAGAAGAGAGGTACAGTTTTACAGCACTATCGACCCTTTTAACCTCCACCATCTAATCCTACTCTTGATGATAACATCACTGGCTgcgcggtcagatccacttacCTACAGGTTGGTAGTGttattccagctctcacagaggattactgttgttgtgtccttgggcaaaacacttaaccctccttgcccccagtgtctgcatacactggtgtgtgaatgtgtgtgtgaatgggtggttCTTTGATAGAAGGTGCTTtgggtgccttgaaggtagaaaagagctatataaaaaaaaaagtgaccacTGACCACTGAACCAGTACTGGCAGCATTAACCAGTATTGCTgcggtttcagatgacataacaacattctattgaccaatacaatttaatacagaggaggagagttttTTTGTAACACAATGAGCTCTTGGGTGTAATCAGTAATAGAAATCATAAAGTTCAACATCTGTGatttatcttttggatatttcattgcATAAACAATACAATGGCTGAAGTTCAAGATTTCacagtattacaacaaaaatgcacatttaaataatattaactTTAGCTGTCTCCATCTGTATTGAATATTATTTGCCTAtaggatgttgtgatgtcatctgaaacccagcagtagACACAAGTTAATACAATGGTTCATATGCATAATAAACAGTTAAGTGAATAACTTTCCATATGCTGCCAGaatattttttccattatttacAACTACAGACTTtgacaaatcttttttttcttcttcttctttttttaatgtcatCATTGTTATTACTATACATACTTTTAACTGTGTAAAAACAAATTGTGCAGCAGTAGTTGAACCATGCCAACATTATCCACTTGGAGACGCTATTGTCTCAACTGCATTTTTGTCGCAGCTTGATGACGTCAACAACAACAGCGCCCGAGCAAAATGGAAAGAAAACACATGTCTGCTTTTCTTCTGTATAAAACTCTGGCTGCAGACCAGCCTCCTCCTGCTAAAAAGCCTTCTCTGCAGGTAACTGTCCACCAACACAACCATCTTATTTTTAATCTGTGAAATTTAATACTGAATCAAACTTTGATCTGAAATCATGCATTACCTGCAGCAGGCTGAAGGCGTGATGATGCTAATAGATTTGATGTTTGCATGTGATTCTGAAGGTGTCtgcaaagaagaaaaagaaaaagtcaaatgggattgtacataataataataataccagtCAAGTGAAGCAGCCCGTCAGTGCAAAGAAgaggaaaatacaaaatacagctGCAAAGTCTCCAGCCAAACCTGAGCACTCTTCAGAGGTGAGAAGAGCTTTACACAGATTTACTCAAATGTTTTTGCTTGTGAATTTTTTGGTAAAATTTTGTTATTAAAATTGGGATCCACCACAACATTTTGTACACTTTCGAGAAGTTGATTAGAATAAAACCTGTTTCTATCACAGGATTATTTCCTACTACACTGTCTGGCcccaaaaaaggtcacacactctaatatttcgttggaccgcctttagctttgtttacagcacacattcactgtggcattgtttcgataagcttctgcaatgtcacaagatttatttccatccattaatttttcaccaagatcttgcattgatgatgataGAGTCTTTCACAATtagagcccgatgaatcctggcattgtcatcttggaatatgcccgtgttatcagggaagaaaaatccattgatggaataacctggtgattcagtatattcaggtgtcagctgacctcattcctttagcacagactgttgctgaacctagaccggaccaccTGcaggacctatttgcttagttaaatctagttggcgacttttttttttttttttttggccagtcaGTGTATAATACTTATATATTTTAGTTCTTCCATCttgtaattaaaaaaagtttgaagTTGCTTGaaaattattcacattttatcATGTTTAATTATTCTCTGAAAATTTGTGACGATTTTAGGATATTTATTTAAGACAGTTTAAAGTGGAAATTGTTGTTTTCTGCTTCTGTATGGGATGCAGCTCTTAAAACTAAAATTCAGTAATTTGCAATTATAGCTCCAATCAAATACAAACATTAGGGCATTTGTTCTGTCCCTGAAAACACCTGTCTAATCTTCAGTGGCTTTtgaaacatgaatcacaaaacATCACTAATAAAAGATTAGTAATGTTTCTACACTTTTAACAGCACATAGATATCTTTCAAGATTAATTGCAACAGTGGGGCAGCAGGGGCTCTGGGCAAGAtccttaacccaccttgctttGTAATGAAGGTAGCGTATGAAtgatggtggtggttggaggggccgatggtgcagattggcagctacGCTTTCAtcagtctgctccagggcagctgcAACCTGAATAGTGGCTTTCTATCACTGAATGAAGAGTGAAtcaataatgcactgtaaagtgcttttggCATCTTTAAAAGTTGCTACAATGTGGTTGTAAACTTATAATAAGGGTTTAAACTGATATTTCTGCATATTTTTGGGTAACTTTACagttgtttaacatttttggatACTTAAACAGTAACTaagacatgttttaacacatttctgtttGATTTACATGATATTTTCTTACCATGATCAGGAAACACcaaaaaatataaagatgtacatttttgtcaatactgACCACTAGGATTATCAAAagtatcagatactaattgatactaaaactagtattgaaactagatactcatttgagcaggtatcaatgctACAAAAATCTTTTTCACAGGACAGACCACATAGACGAGTAtaattaatgttgaaaatcgctttctattgtctaaacgaagtgtttttcattatcatggtatcagaattggtattgtgTATCTAAGTCTTTCtttgtattgaaatcaagtttgaaattttagtatcatgacaacactactggCCACACCCATTTATAAAtaattttcatttcagttatgACCTAAATTGTTACAATACTTCTAATTGTTTTCCCATACTTGCTCAGCCctagtttggttttgtttgccTCCTGTAAAGTCAGTGGAACGTCACTGATGCCCTCTTCTCTGCAGGAGGATCAGTTTGTGGGGGGTGAGAAGTGCTTGGACACTTTGTTGAAGGAGTTATCGGGAGTGaacaacagcagagagagagccagCAGGTTGTTCCAATGGCTCATCAACCCCATCCCCGCCAAAGCCTTCTTCAGGTACTTCACTTTTCGCTTTCACACGGCTTTAAAACTTCTAGTACTAGTGTAACTTTTGAGAAATACAATCACACAGAGATTTCAGCACCTGTCAAAGTACTTCAGAAATTCTTGGTTTAACTTTTTGAACTATGTGATGTGGAATACAGCAGTGTTTTGTTGCAGTGTATGAAGGTggtatttaaagcagacctgttgtgcaaaattcacttttcagagcttttaaccatgttatcgatgtttccccttctcatttactcactcgaagttgtatttggagtgatttgtgcatgtttaatcacttattttcaagatgccatattgccgataAATCCCCGTTTTTACTTCCACacgtccactgctctgtacttacttcattgtcaactttattttctttatcgaTGATATACGTAGGATTCAGCTGCGTTGCGTAGTCATtctggtacaaatggaaaaataatcttctactcgctagtgtgatctgccgCTATCCATAGGAGCGGCCGACACCTCCACGGCTCTTCGTTGTCAGGACATTTGCAGCGATGGCACCACAGTTTACGCTGAAGTTAGtcgacttgtttcttttattaagtcgttttagatgaatgttgcgattgaaaatatgcaaattaggacataatgatccatgggtgtcatataTTACAACTATatagcacaataggtctgctttaaatgtaGGCCCTACATCTTTTTGTTTCACCTGGAAACAAAACAGCGCACTATCATGCAAACCTTCTCTTTAGTGCTTTTATTGTCAGTCATTtccaaaaatgtattctaaaaTAATGTGTATATGTCATCgtgaaataactcaaaatattaGTACTGGTAATTCCTCTCTGCTGGAGCAACAAAACAATGTGATTTGGACTAAGGAGCCAATCTTTAGTACTGTAACgatctgatattttattttcctcagagttgacactttttgctgttcttgtaactgtttttgtgttgttcttaatgtaactgcttttgtatgtgacacttggttgctatgtcgacaagttgatgtgaaggttttattcatcagttactggtctgttttggagactggctctagtgtattgagactgctgttgttttgctcttgttttagcATGagttatggcctacagtagcctttgtgttcagaaaataaacaactagaagagttttatttcattcataaatgatTTCCCAaactattgcattaaacattaaacccCAATATTTCATTTGACATAATTGATTTGTGCTAAACTTTGGTCCCTGTGACTGCAGTGAGTAGCCTTTCTTGCATTTTCTATACAATTTTCAATACAAGAAAGTGGGGAAACTAAAaattttcttccaaacaaattgatttgaacttcaaattaattattaattattattattgtttttattttttttcccagccCTACATTAAACTGGTCTAGCTTGCAAACTGTATTTCAATTATATCTTGTATTTAATGCTaaaaatataccttgaaaagcatgaACAGTAGTCACcttgccacagatctgacctgtaacttgatctggTAGCGTCAGTTATCTTGTTATCTTTGTGAAGGGAATGCCTTACTGCGGAACActctaggcaaaacaataacatgtcaTAGAGAAAAGCCTCCTCCATAGATATTATATAATGCATTTCATATACAAATTGACCTATTTTCTTCTTCCAGAGAAACGTGGGAAAAGAAGCCCATCATCGTCCAGCGTAAAAACCCTAACTACTACAAGGGCATGTTCTCCACTGCAGAGTTCGACCGCATACTGAGACAAGTACGTAAACACTCCCACACTCATAGAGGCGCTGattttacctgatttttactgtcttaaaatgtgaaaaaaaaaaaaaaaatagttcactttaaacagtttgcagtggtccatagttattcctcacttaccttatgtgttCAGAGCATCCTCAtaattcaccacgatgagtttataagcacttttttacaactttgagaagccagagcggagttttgtcgCCActagctaacaacaactaccataaAATGACTGCAGTTTTGaaaagtattgtattgtaacttTAGGAGGACGTTCAGTACGGAGTAAACCTGGATGTGACCAGCTACACGGAGGGTAAAAGGGAGACCCATAACCCTGCTGGGAGAGCCCTGCCGTACACTGTGTGGGACTTCTACGAGGTAAGACTGGAAAATGATTCTACTGTAGCgagtgtatttttaatttactgttttgtgttttcctctGGGGTTAATTAAAGCTTCCGGACTATCTTTAGAAAACATATTCATAATGTTATATAAGTTGTTTTGGAGGAGGACTGTCAGGGGGAGTGCAGTGGTTTGGTGTTCTGGTTTCTTCAtgtgttggtcctggtttagtttgagtTCTAGACCCAtgttggtttagatctgggtgAGACCATGTTTAGACTTGGCTTAGTCATAATTTACCTGGTAGGGCTGCAGGATTCATCTCAGTTGAATcaaaatttgaatggacacaatcagcaaatcgcaaaggctgtaatttttgaagtaccactACTTCCtccacaaatgaacaaaatctcctgtcttattctgcataaaaacagctcacccagcagtttagatctgtacaaacatgtcaaaagtgtgattcttttattagtttgataaatcacaaatctaatcgcaatggATATTTTTCTCTAAATTGTTTAGTTCTATTATCTGTACTAGGTTAAACAACCACTGTGAATAATAAGATGTaaccatttaaataaaaacactaaaaagtaatttaaaaagtTGCACATAAGCAAAGACTGCAGTTAACCCATCTGAACAAAATTAAAGTCACTCTACGCGACTATTCTGGTGGAAGGACCATCTcatacttatctccatggagatcttattactttgcctggaatgtcccacagtatggcattaaacttatctatcttcattGGGACGAGCTTCATGGAGAGGCAAACCTGCATTGTGTTCAAGGTATTgttgaagaataaaaacatctgcaataGCATAAATGTAGGAAAAgctggaaaagttacaaagtgtgcCTTTAAGtaggcttgtcaaaagtattacaAATCTGATACtatttgatactaaaactagtatcgaaagtaGATACTAGTGAGCAGGGATCgatatttaaaaagtcactttcacagaacagaaatgaacctttcctgattatctttagaatgatcttgagctttagcagaacaagtataagacacatagactagtatacacccatggaccactatgaacctactggacactgagggagtacacagataaaaggccacatggaaagtgtgttttattatcatcatggtgtCAGAAACTGtactgagtatcgagtctattcatcattatcaaaatcgagtttaaaattttagttttgtcataaCACTGCCTTTTTAAGACCATTTTATCAGCATTCATTCCACCTCTTGGAGCGTGTTGTAATTATGTCCTGTTGTTCCTCCCTCCTTCAGAGTGGCTGCTCTCTGCGCATGCTCAACCCTCAggccttctcctcctctgtctggaGCGTTCTGTCCTTCCTACAGGAGCACTTTGGCAGCATGGCCGGAGCCAACGTGTAAGCACTTTTATTTACTATATAGAACATGTACTAGGACTGTGCAATTAAAGATCgatttctttttttactttaaaatgaactagttctgtttttcacatttttaacggtttgcagtgggcttaagttattcctcacttactttatgtatataagcacttttcacaatagaGTGGAGTTTCACTGACTTCTTTTGCCCTCAAGATGGATATATTGTATGCATAGATATCTGGGGAAAAAATCGGGTTCAGAGCCTTTAATTGAATTTACTATCATGATTTAATATTGCATAATTTtatacaattacaatttttttaaatgatgacACAACTTCAGAATGATGTGTACGTTTGATCTGTCACTCAAAATAAGGGGCAAAGCCaagtacatatacatacattacTCTGTACTTTCTCTAGAGTATCATTTTGACACTAGGCCTATTCCTGCGCGTCAGCTTCCAGTTACCGGAATATgtgatattttgaggattttttcaccatttaaacgatatattattttgttttgaatttctaattactatggcaacagtcctatttttatcattctgaaacccatgtgtAGAAATAATCTTGATTTCAATTATGAGCCAAATAATGGTCATCATGATATGTGCCATACCATCTCCCATTCTATGAACTGAACTATTTCCCCTTCTGGTTTAGAACTGTCTGTTTTAAAGCGTGTCCTTATCTCGTGTCCAGATACCTGACCCCTCCGGGCACTCAGGGATTCGCTCCACATTACGATGACATTGAGGCTTTCATCGTTCAGCTGGAGGGGAAGAAGCACTGGCGTGTCTACAGTCCAAGGTAACACAAAAAATAGTATAAACCTGCTCCTGCTTTTTTAAATGGTTGAATGTGATTTACACTGTTGGAttctgtcgtgtccttggggaTGACCTGCTTCATGAGCTGATGATTAACAAACCATTCAGatgtattatgtttatttagacACTGAGTTTGATTTTGAGATTAGTTGAGcactgttaaaaatgtgaatttgaaattttttttccattccatTGCAGGTCAGAGGAAGAAGTGTTACCTGTGGTTTCAAGTCGTAAGTAGTTCCTGAATGGACAAGATTCACATGTACTTCTGCCACTTCTATCATAGTCCAAGTTTCTCTTATGTCTTGCTCAGACTGCACCCGCACCCGGTACAGCTGCGACTCCAGTGTCGGACTGGTTTTGCACTTTGAGACCACATGTGCACATGATAACTATTCACTTATGAAGGGAAAAGACTGTGGTTGGCTCTGGCAAAACTAGACTCTCAACACAGAGAACCTATAGTGCTGTGGCACCTCCACTGGCACCACCAGACTGCACGACTTGCGGTCTGAAATCCTCCCAATACTTTTAATTAATCGAATACTCACAGCCACCTGACCAGAGCTGCAGTCATGCAGTCTGAGCCCAGGAGCCAGCTTATGCAAACCAACATTTCAGAACTTTTTACCATGTTGtaatttttttccttcttccCATTAACACACtagaagttgtatttagtgtgatttATGCTTTTTTTAAGACACCCAATTCTTCTTTCAGGAAGTCACTTGgcttgttttagattaatattgcgattaaaaagctccaaaatataacacaatgatccacggaTGTGTTTTTGTAGATGGTCCATGTACTTCTGAATACACATCATTTTAATGCTATTCTTTGACTTTACTTCATCATTAAAATGTGCAGTTTGATTGATTTTTCCCTAATCTGTTTCTCATGTGTCCACTTTAGCGAATTTTGCTCAGAGTGAGATTGGAGAGCCCATCCTGGAGGTGGTTCTGGAGGCTGGGGACCTGCTGTACTTCCCTCGGGGCTTCATCCACCAGGGGGACTGTCTGCCTGACGCCCACTCCATGCACATCACCATCTCCTCCCACCAGAAGAACAGCTGGGGAGACCTGCTACTCAAGGTAGTCACGCCTTTTGCACCGCACTGATGGACTTTATATTGATGTGatcacatgcacaccaaaaatctgatcataagCTAATTTCTGTAGTTAtgagattattgaaatgtcatgtaacagttgccctgtcatgataacacattttgaagtatggtATATTGCTAAAGAAAATACAGAGGATAAATGATAATAGTGAGACAATAAGCAGGATTAACCCCAAAAAGCTTTTCTATCTGTACAGTGTTGTTCATGagcatgagctgcaataaacaaattaaGCACTTAATGAGACCTGTGCGTCCTcggtgcatcagatttgtctttttgagcaGACTCATGAGGAATAACAGAAATAGAAGAGACTAAAGACAAGGctaaaaatatgcctgaatgTTACACAATCAGCAGCAAATAATTGTTTATCCCAGTTATACATTTAGCTGTGTTACTAAAATGAAAAGGTCATTTGCGACTTAAGTATAACTTAACATACATTTGTGGGACTTGCTATGGATTTAAAAATCGTAATGTTGGTATTGAAAAATATCAGTCACTGGCCACAGCTGCAAGAAATCATAGCATGAATATAGAGCCATTATCACTTGTCAGTTCATGTAATATGTGAGAATcgtgtgtttttcagatggtGCCGGCTGCTCTGGAGATCGCCATGGAGGAGGATGTGGAGTACAGACAGGGCTTACCTCTCGACTATCTCACATACATGGGAGTGCAGAATTCTGACAAAGTAACTATTTGCATGTCTAGTCTTTTTGCTAAAACAGGGGTACTTgatattgttgttttaaaattcaaagtttaaaaatacCTTCATGCCCCATCTTTGATTTTAGTGATATACTTCCAAATATCCAAATGGAAAATCTCCAAAACTTAACTTATTGGCCCTGTACATACATTTCTAGAACATGAAAACTGACCTCTCCTGCCCCTGTCCAGGACGACCCACGCAGAGGTAAATTCCTCTCCCGCGTCGAAGGGTTAATACAGAAGTTGGTCCAGTACGCGCCTGTAGATGCCGCTGTGGATCTGAAAGCCAGAGACTTCATGCACGACTGCCTGCCTCCCATGCTCACACCAGGTAGAAActattgtatttaattaaaaaaaagaagctttactatagttacaagtttaaaatgtcaatgCTTCTCAAACTTTCCACACTGGGCATGACCTAAGAAAATGTTTGGCCTTCCCTACCACCAGATCTAAGGTCTAAACACAAGTATTCTAAGTTTAAAAtagggctgaaccaggtctagagCGGGTCTAAAACGGGTCCGGAGCGGGGCCGGAGCGGGGCCGGAGCGGGGCCGGAGCGGGGCCGGAGCGGGGCCGGAGCGGGGCCGGAGCGGGGCCGGAGCGGttctaaaacagggctaaaactaGGTCTGAAACGGGTGTATTTTAGgtccaaactaggtctaaacttggtctaaactaggtctgaactgGGGCTAAAACGGGGCTAttctaggtctaaactaagCCTAAATGAGTtctaaaatgtgactacactatTGCTGTATGTGCTCTTtattcctggattagtcctagttCTTGTTTCTCAAAGATTGATGATTATATAAACTGATATTCAAATGGAAATATGAAATCTTGAAactgttataaataaataattggaaTTACTCTGCCAAAATATTTCATCACTGtgattgttgttgtggttgttggactTTTTTTGAAAAATATGCTAATTTACTAATAGTCAGTACCCCAGGGTAACTCTGGCTACAATAATAACTTAcaatcaccaagtgtggagtgaatcaataatgcagtgtaaagtactggatgtttttaaagatgctatataaatccagtgcattattataaacacatagtgcaaaattatgtttaatatgtaatatgtaaatgTTGTATCTTTCGTTGAACAGATGAATTAGCCAGCACTGTCCAAGGAGCTCCAGCTAGGTGGCATCGCGGGCAGACCAAGGACGTGGGCTCACCAATCACTGCCCAGACCAAAATCCGGCTGGTCCGCGCTGGTTGTGCTAGGTACAAACCAACCGCCGTTTTATATTTCCATTTCTCCTCACGT
This sequence is a window from Periophthalmus magnuspinnatus isolate fPerMag1 chromosome 24, fPerMag1.2.pri, whole genome shotgun sequence. Protein-coding genes within it:
- the riox1 gene encoding ribosomal oxygenase 1 gives rise to the protein MERKHMSAFLLYKTLAADQPPPAKKPSLQVSAKKKKKKSNGIVHNNNNTSQVKQPVSAKKRKIQNTAAKSPAKPEHSSEEDQFVGGEKCLDTLLKELSGVNNSRERASRLFQWLINPIPAKAFFRETWEKKPIIVQRKNPNYYKGMFSTAEFDRILRQEDVQYGVNLDVTSYTEGKRETHNPAGRALPYTVWDFYESGCSLRMLNPQAFSSSVWSVLSFLQEHFGSMAGANVYLTPPGTQGFAPHYDDIEAFIVQLEGKKHWRVYSPRSEEEVLPVVSSPNFAQSEIGEPILEVVLEAGDLLYFPRGFIHQGDCLPDAHSMHITISSHQKNSWGDLLLKMVPAALEIAMEEDVEYRQGLPLDYLTYMGVQNSDKDDPRRGKFLSRVEGLIQKLVQYAPVDAAVDLKARDFMHDCLPPMLTPDELASTVQGAPARWHRGQTKDVGSPITAQTKIRLVRAGCARLCSDGDVVSLYYTTNNSRVYHKEEIKSLEVQVENTDAIEFLIHSYPKFVTVGSVPCDSADDRITLVESLFERGIIQTEQPL